In Flavobacterium sp. CBA20B-1, one DNA window encodes the following:
- a CDS encoding tetratricopeptide repeat protein: MRFLYLLFYLFTVSFCATAQSDTKKNIARHSLNEMREKLNVLTKKDSVTYYNWLHAYIKKVKASQNSEHLFNAYKHFVFTTDDPKVMHLFTDSLTQQALKINEPLHLIDTYQIRSTVFYIEKNYQQSLAYELKALQLIDQKKHAYEYHKSLYAIGQTYFYLQQYEDALAYFEKARKFFEGSSSYKYQLGFMNSIRYEALTHTYLKNYSYSNELVDKGFSQLPKITPDEQNFEKAYINYVYALNLHFLNDYQKSIATFKSALPEIITNEDYANESIAYYYIGVNYWKLGKKEDAIAYFNKVDAFFQEKNYANLETKEAYTYLMDYYKQQKNEEKQLYYTNQLLKVTVFLQNEYRFLSTALHKQLDIKYLESEKARLEYSLQTKSRLFTAAIVGGSLLLIGFAVALLWNYLKKKEYSKRYNELVAQRKNAKAEEKTQLTEIAKPAPVVADVPTNVPEPSTVVDVNTQEEVRVTEVPASIEALTATPEISQPVEKEINSNSKKNERSTVTGASNKVWESITQYLEVFEENQGFLDPNINLNQLAVLFETNRSYLSSYINASKEKTFNDYVNQLRIDYLLAQFESNPQWIHYKISHIAELLGFPSSRSFSNAFIKCTGISPSFYIGQLKEEAQT, from the coding sequence ATGCGCTTTTTATACCTGCTTTTTTATCTATTTACAGTGTCATTTTGCGCCACTGCCCAATCTGATACCAAAAAAAATATCGCCCGTCACTCTTTAAATGAGATGCGCGAAAAACTAAATGTGCTTACTAAAAAAGATTCGGTTACTTATTACAATTGGTTACATGCTTACATAAAAAAAGTGAAGGCTTCGCAAAATAGCGAGCATTTATTTAATGCATACAAACACTTTGTTTTTACTACTGATGATCCGAAAGTGATGCATCTTTTTACCGATAGTTTAACCCAACAAGCTTTAAAAATTAATGAACCTCTTCATCTTATTGATACCTATCAAATACGTTCCACCGTTTTTTATATCGAGAAAAATTACCAACAATCTTTAGCATACGAATTAAAAGCATTGCAGTTAATTGATCAAAAAAAGCACGCATACGAATACCACAAATCGTTATATGCCATTGGGCAAACCTATTTTTATCTGCAGCAATATGAAGATGCTTTGGCTTATTTTGAAAAAGCCCGTAAATTTTTTGAAGGTTCTAGCAGCTACAAATATCAGTTGGGCTTCATGAATTCGATTCGGTATGAAGCGCTCACACATACCTATTTAAAAAATTATTCGTATAGCAATGAACTAGTTGATAAAGGTTTTTCGCAACTCCCTAAAATTACACCCGATGAACAAAATTTTGAGAAAGCTTATATCAATTACGTATATGCTTTAAACCTGCACTTTTTAAACGACTACCAAAAAAGTATTGCCACGTTTAAAAGTGCTTTGCCCGAAATTATAACAAATGAAGATTATGCCAACGAAAGTATTGCGTATTATTATATAGGTGTAAACTACTGGAAATTGGGCAAAAAAGAAGATGCAATTGCTTATTTTAATAAGGTGGATGCCTTTTTTCAGGAAAAAAACTATGCAAATCTGGAAACGAAAGAGGCCTATACCTATTTGATGGATTATTACAAACAGCAAAAGAATGAAGAAAAACAGTTGTATTACACCAATCAATTGCTAAAAGTGACCGTGTTTTTGCAAAACGAATACCGTTTTTTAAGCACCGCTTTGCACAAGCAGCTTGATATTAAATATTTAGAAAGCGAAAAAGCGCGTTTGGAATATTCGTTGCAAACTAAAAGCCGATTATTTACAGCAGCTATTGTGGGCGGATCGCTTCTTTTAATAGGATTTGCTGTGGCACTGCTATGGAACTACCTGAAAAAGAAAGAATATTCAAAAAGATACAACGAATTGGTTGCCCAACGCAAAAACGCAAAAGCGGAAGAAAAAACGCAACTTACAGAAATTGCAAAACCAGCACCTGTTGTTGCAGATGTTCCAACTAATGTCCCAGAACCTTCTACAGTAGTGGATGTGAACACTCAAGAAGAAGTTAGGGTAACAGAAGTCCCTGCTTCTATAGAGGCATTGACTGCAACGCCTGAAATTTCACAACCCGTTGAAAAAGAAATAAATAGCAATTCTAAGAAAAACGAACGCTCAACTGTTACCGGAGCAAGCAATAAGGTGTGGGAAAGTATCACGCAGTATTTAGAAGTTTTTGAAGAAAATCAAGGTTTTTTGGATCCAAATATAAATTTGAATCAATTGGCCGTTTTGTTTGAAACCAACCGAAGCTATCTTTCAAGTTATATCAATGCAAGTAAAGAAAAAACTTTTAACGATTATGTGAACCAATTGCGTATTGATTATTTGCTGGCACAATTTGAGAGCAATCCGCAATGGATTCATTATAAAATCAGCCACATTGCTGAATTATTGGGTTTTCCAAGCAGCAGAAGTTTTTCAAACGCTTTTATTAAATGCACAGGCATTTCTCCGTCTTTTTATATTGGTCAACTAAAAGAAGAAGCACAAACATAA
- the radC gene encoding RadC family protein, whose translation MSNEDKHFSIKNWSEDDQPREKLLYKGKNALSDAELIAILIGSGSRNESAVDLCKRILQQNNNQLHQLQKQSIQHLMQFKGIGEAKAITIVAALELAKRLQLSETKQLTKIGSAGDVCKLMQPIIGDLPHEEFWVLLLNNSNKVIYKLQLSKGGLTQTVVDIRLIFKTALEYLATSIIIVHNHPSGQLTPSTADKDITQKIKMAGKSLDIQLLDHLIITQTGYFSFADDDLL comes from the coding sequence ATGAGTAACGAAGATAAACATTTCTCTATAAAAAATTGGAGTGAAGACGATCAACCACGCGAAAAATTGTTGTATAAAGGAAAAAATGCATTGAGCGATGCCGAATTAATTGCTATTTTGATAGGGTCGGGCAGTCGCAATGAAAGCGCTGTGGATTTGTGCAAACGTATTTTGCAGCAAAACAACAATCAATTGCATCAACTTCAAAAGCAAAGCATTCAACATTTAATGCAGTTTAAAGGCATTGGCGAGGCAAAAGCCATCACCATTGTAGCGGCATTGGAACTGGCAAAACGATTGCAACTTTCAGAAACAAAACAGCTTACCAAAATTGGCAGTGCCGGCGATGTGTGTAAACTCATGCAACCCATTATTGGCGATCTGCCACACGAGGAGTTTTGGGTTTTATTGCTCAATAACAGCAACAAAGTGATTTATAAACTGCAACTAAGCAAAGGCGGACTCACTCAAACTGTAGTTGATATTCGTTTGATTTTCAAAACCGCTTTAGAGTATTTAGCTACATCAATCATTATTGTGCACAATCATCCATCGGGACAATTAACACCCAGTACAGCAGATAAAGACATTACTCAAAAAATCAAAATGGCGGGAAAAAGTTTAGACATTCAGCTTTTAGATCATTTAATCATCACCCAAACCGGATATTTTAGTTTTGCCGATGATGATTTGTTGTAA
- a CDS encoding DUF1287 domain-containing protein: MKVFLFFLILVGFSSCTLKSQEGFNAALISSDETTTQKDTITDDVSDFRKKLSEKALSIIDASVRYTPDYVAIDYPNGDVPAKTGVCTDVVIRSYRKLGIDLQKEVHEDMRGHFSSYPKNWGATKTDTNIDHRRVPNLETFFTRKGKKLPVTQNPDDYKTGAIITWMINDKLPHIGIVTNQLSKDGKRRLIVHNVGGGQVLEDCLFKYTIVGHFVYEG, translated from the coding sequence ATGAAAGTATTTTTATTTTTTTTGATTTTAGTTGGATTTAGTTCGTGCACTTTGAAAAGTCAGGAAGGTTTTAATGCTGCATTAATTTCTTCTGATGAAACCACCACACAGAAAGATACCATTACCGATGATGTTTCTGATTTCAGAAAAAAACTGTCTGAAAAAGCCCTTTCTATCATTGACGCTTCGGTTCGATACACGCCCGATTATGTAGCTATTGATTACCCAAATGGCGATGTGCCTGCAAAAACCGGAGTTTGTACCGATGTGGTGATCCGATCGTACAGAAAACTTGGCATCGATTTGCAAAAAGAAGTGCATGAAGATATGCGTGGACATTTTAGCAGCTATCCGAAAAATTGGGGAGCTACTAAAACCGACACCAACATTGACCACCGAAGAGTGCCTAATTTAGAAACTTTTTTTACGAGAAAAGGAAAGAAATTGCCCGTAACACAAAACCCAGACGATTACAAAACCGGAGCTATTATCACGTGGATGATTAACGACAAGTTGCCGCATATTGGCATTGTGACCAACCAACTTTCTAAAGACGGCAAACGACGATTGATTGTTCACAACGTGGGCGGCGGACAGGTATTGGAAGATTGTTTGTTTAAATACACCATTGTGGGGCATTTTGTTTATGAGGGGTAA
- a CDS encoding UDP-N-acetylmuramate--L-alanine ligase, with protein sequence MRVHFIAIGGSAMHNLALALHDKGDVVTGSDDAIFEPSKSRLQAKGLLPAAEGWFAEKITNEIDAVILGMHAKADNPELLKAQELGLKIYSYPEFIFEHSKNKTRVVIGGSHGKTTITSMILHVMNYHNVAVDFLVGAQLEGFTNMVHLTQENDFMVIEGDEYLSSPTDLRPKFHLYQPNIALISGIAWDHINVFPTFENYVEQFKIFIDKITNGGILVYNEDDAVVKQIAEEAEKPIRKMPYSLPEYSIDNGITYLETLDGAMPIEVFGAHNLSNLAGAKWICQNMGIDEAEFYEAIASFKGASKRLEKIAATETAVAYKDFAHSPSKVSATTQAVKKQYPNKKLIACLELHTYSSLNAEFLTEYQGALDAADVAVVFYSPDAVAIKKLEEVTKEQIEQAFQCENLIVYTNPQAFKSFLLVQDFTDSVLLLMSSGNYGGLNFDEVQSIIE encoded by the coding sequence ATGCGCGTACATTTTATAGCAATAGGCGGCAGCGCCATGCACAATTTGGCTTTGGCTTTACACGATAAAGGAGATGTAGTTACAGGCAGCGATGATGCTATTTTTGAACCATCGAAATCGCGTTTGCAGGCAAAAGGATTGCTTCCTGCAGCAGAAGGATGGTTTGCAGAAAAAATCACCAATGAAATTGATGCCGTAATTTTGGGAATGCACGCAAAGGCAGATAATCCGGAATTGTTGAAAGCGCAAGAATTAGGATTGAAAATTTACTCGTATCCAGAATTTATTTTTGAACATTCAAAAAACAAAACCCGCGTGGTTATTGGTGGATCGCACGGAAAAACAACCATCACTTCTATGATTCTGCATGTAATGAACTATCATAATGTAGCAGTCGATTTTTTGGTTGGCGCACAGTTAGAGGGTTTCACTAACATGGTGCATTTAACCCAAGAAAATGATTTTATGGTGATTGAAGGCGATGAATATCTGTCATCTCCCACCGATTTGCGCCCGAAATTTCATTTATATCAACCCAATATTGCTTTAATAAGCGGTATTGCGTGGGATCATATCAATGTGTTTCCAACGTTTGAAAACTATGTAGAGCAGTTTAAAATATTTATCGATAAAATCACCAACGGCGGAATTCTTGTTTATAACGAAGACGATGCGGTTGTAAAACAAATTGCTGAAGAAGCCGAAAAACCAATCCGCAAAATGCCGTATTCGTTACCTGAATATTCAATCGATAACGGAATTACGTATTTAGAAACTTTAGACGGAGCAATGCCTATTGAGGTTTTTGGTGCACATAATTTAAGTAATTTGGCAGGTGCAAAATGGATTTGTCAAAACATGGGGATCGATGAAGCCGAGTTTTACGAAGCCATTGCATCGTTCAAAGGCGCAAGTAAAAGATTAGAAAAAATTGCTGCAACAGAAACAGCGGTTGCTTATAAAGATTTTGCCCATTCGCCAAGTAAGGTTTCGGCAACTACGCAGGCGGTTAAAAAACAGTATCCGAATAAAAAATTGATTGCTTGTTTGGAATTGCACACATATAGTAGTTTAAATGCCGAGTTTTTAACCGAATATCAAGGCGCGTTAGATGCTGCCGATGTTGCGGTGGTATTTTATTCGCCCGATGCGGTTGCTATTAAAAAGTTGGAAGAAGTGACAAAAGAACAAATTGAACAAGCTTTTCAATGTGAAAATTTAATAGTTTACACCAATCCCCAAGCGTTTAAATCGTTTTTATTGGTACAAGATTTCACCGATTCGGTTTTATTATTGATGAGTTCCGGCAATTACGGCGGACTGAATTTTGATGAGGTTCAAAGTATTATAGAATAA
- a CDS encoding DUF805 domain-containing protein: MIDWYKKVVFENYANFNGRARRAEYWNFFLVNVIISIVIGFILGLINLPLLGNLYSLAVLVPGIAVAIRRMHDIGKSGWYILIPIYNIVLLATEGDRGSNEYGPDPKEA; this comes from the coding sequence ATGATTGATTGGTACAAAAAAGTAGTTTTTGAAAATTACGCAAATTTTAACGGAAGAGCGCGTCGCGCTGAATACTGGAATTTCTTTCTAGTAAACGTAATTATTAGTATTGTTATTGGCTTTATTTTAGGGTTGATCAATTTACCTTTACTTGGTAATTTGTATTCGTTAGCCGTATTAGTTCCAGGTATAGCAGTAGCAATACGCAGAATGCATGATATTGGTAAAAGCGGTTGGTATATTCTAATTCCTATTTACAACATTGTGTTGTTAGCAACAGAAGGAGACAGAGGGTCAAACGAATACGGACCAGATCCTAAAGAAGCATAA
- a CDS encoding DUF677 domain-containing protein, whose protein sequence is MKTKILKLLAAGSLTAVLSYGAYIYACAGGEWGAGYTSLFSPEITVNNKEYEPFFYDDYFIFYYGYNVQSTTDLFKAENVADWTNYLKKYSPETVEYFLYDESLDAPLRTISQSKNAEVEFKKQNFKFTLDTSDEKTQKFVLFIMLARGIETYSNQTYNYWDYDNRKQLNADSDFTTKVENLYKKDVTQKDEFFKNRMWFQVVRSKFYSADRGSVIPFFNESQNEQPKNNLYYQAMNYVGGAYKNLKNYEKANATFAQVFHQCKPLMASALFDYKPLDETAFKASLSQASDQNTKETLYALQGYYTNEFSAMQDLYKLNPNSPHIDFLLSRWVNINEQNINTYTAYEKLDIDAGKIKKELKDKVSAAEVKWINDVASDAKVHNPYIWKTTAAYFNSLIGDYSKADKLLKEAHTLSQNANQKNQVRSLRLFNNLLSTDEMNQKAEGKLIEDVNWLFYEDKFPVKDYVTEGRIDYLNSFTKKYISSLYKKQGNGLMSELTYSIKGFYKDQKQSIAMEKLLLSSERSAWQDLFVGVYPYKLADIYESRGIYLFYQDKIDEAIAEFEKITPFESKTYNWQKDKYETEMVDYKKAQLPGNPFNGKIKDCNDCDHAAKQSVKYSQLDFLYKVKEMKEKIAAGEDVYNNALLVGNAFYNTSYFGNARFFYYNNIIDEYGNSISNEHSKMLYSMENVRKYYNIAQKAATDNEQKAKMAYMLAKTQRNDFYYNKYFSTRSYWGYPDGPVIQKWQGFVDLKTNYSDTKYYQDVIAECGYFRKYLGLQ, encoded by the coding sequence ATGAAAACAAAGATTTTAAAACTGTTAGCAGCTGGTAGTTTAACGGCTGTTTTAAGTTACGGCGCATATATATACGCTTGTGCAGGAGGTGAGTGGGGTGCGGGTTACACTTCGCTTTTTTCGCCCGAAATCACAGTGAACAACAAAGAATATGAACCGTTTTTTTACGATGATTATTTTATATTTTACTATGGCTACAATGTGCAATCGACCACCGATTTGTTTAAAGCAGAAAACGTTGCAGATTGGACAAACTACTTAAAAAAATACTCGCCCGAAACGGTGGAATATTTCTTGTATGATGAAAGTTTAGATGCTCCTTTGCGCACCATTAGCCAGTCTAAGAATGCAGAAGTCGAGTTTAAAAAGCAAAATTTTAAATTCACTTTGGATACTTCCGACGAGAAAACACAAAAATTCGTGTTATTTATCATGTTGGCGCGCGGTATTGAAACCTATTCCAACCAAACCTATAATTATTGGGATTACGACAACCGAAAACAACTCAATGCCGATAGTGATTTTACCACAAAAGTGGAAAATCTGTACAAAAAAGATGTGACTCAGAAAGACGAATTCTTTAAAAACCGTATGTGGTTTCAGGTGGTTCGGTCTAAATTTTATTCAGCAGACCGCGGTTCAGTAATTCCTTTTTTTAATGAATCCCAAAACGAGCAGCCGAAAAACAACTTGTATTATCAAGCCATGAATTATGTGGGCGGAGCGTATAAAAATTTAAAGAATTACGAAAAAGCAAATGCCACGTTTGCACAAGTTTTTCATCAATGCAAACCTTTAATGGCATCGGCTTTGTTTGATTATAAGCCTTTAGATGAAACTGCTTTTAAAGCATCATTAAGCCAAGCTTCAGACCAAAATACCAAAGAAACCTTATACGCTTTGCAAGGCTATTATACCAATGAATTTAGTGCCATGCAGGATTTGTATAAGCTGAACCCGAACTCGCCACATATTGATTTTCTGTTGTCGCGCTGGGTGAATATCAACGAGCAAAATATCAACACCTACACGGCATACGAAAAATTGGATATCGATGCTGGGAAAATTAAAAAAGAGTTGAAAGACAAAGTAAGTGCGGCTGAGGTTAAGTGGATCAACGACGTAGCAAGCGATGCGAAAGTGCACAATCCGTATATTTGGAAAACCACCGCGGCTTATTTTAATTCATTGATTGGCGATTATTCTAAAGCCGATAAGTTATTGAAAGAAGCGCATACTTTATCACAAAATGCTAATCAAAAAAATCAGGTACGCAGTTTACGCTTGTTCAACAACCTTTTAAGTACCGATGAAATGAATCAAAAAGCCGAAGGGAAATTGATAGAAGATGTAAATTGGTTGTTTTATGAAGATAAATTTCCAGTGAAAGACTATGTAACCGAAGGAAGAATTGATTATTTAAATTCGTTTACAAAAAAATACATTAGTTCGCTTTACAAAAAACAGGGCAATGGATTAATGTCGGAATTAACCTATTCAATTAAAGGTTTTTATAAAGATCAAAAGCAAAGCATCGCCATGGAAAAATTGTTGTTGAGCAGTGAGCGTTCGGCTTGGCAAGATCTTTTTGTAGGCGTTTATCCGTATAAATTGGCAGATATTTATGAAAGCCGCGGTATATATTTGTTCTATCAAGATAAAATAGATGAAGCAATTGCCGAGTTTGAAAAGATCACGCCTTTTGAAAGCAAAACATATAATTGGCAAAAAGACAAATATGAAACCGAAATGGTGGATTATAAAAAAGCACAGTTACCAGGAAATCCGTTCAACGGAAAAATTAAAGATTGTAACGATTGCGATCATGCAGCCAAACAATCGGTGAAATATTCACAACTCGATTTTCTGTACAAGGTTAAAGAAATGAAAGAAAAAATTGCTGCTGGAGAAGATGTGTATAACAATGCGCTGTTGGTTGGTAATGCTTTTTACAATACATCGTACTTTGGTAACGCCCGATTTTTTTACTACAACAACATCATTGACGAATACGGAAACAGTATCAGCAACGAACACAGCAAAATGTTGTACAGTATGGAAAACGTTAGAAAATATTACAACATAGCCCAAAAAGCAGCTACCGATAACGAACAAAAAGCAAAAATGGCATATATGTTGGCAAAAACCCAACGCAATGATTTTTACTACAACAAATATTTCTCTACAAGAAGTTATTGGGGTTATCCCGATGGACCGGTAATTCAGAAGTGGCAAGGCTTTGTAGATCTAAAAACAAATTACAGCGACACTAAATACTATCAAGATGTAATTGCAGAATGTGGTTATTTCCGTAAATATTTAGGGTTACAATAA